The window caccttaagacacaaatcaaccaaaaccctaatgtcacctcaagtatccgtgggtatgattatacgatatgcatcacacaatctcagattcatctattcaaccaacacaaagaacttcaaagggTGGCCCAAAGTTTCtacggagagtcaagacgaagacatgtgccaacccctatgcataagttcacaatgttacggaacctgcaagttgatcaccaaaacatacatcaagtagatcacgtgaatatcccattgtcaccacagataagcacatgcaagacatacatcaagtgttctcaaatccttaaagactcaatccgataatatatcttcaaagggaaaactcaatccattacaagagagtagagggggagaaacatcataagatccaactataatagcaaagctcacgatacatcgagatcgtaccacctcaagaacacgagagagagagagagagagatcaaacacatagctactggtacataccctcagccccgagggtgaactactccctcctcgtcatggagagcgccgggatgatgaagatggtcaatagtgatggatcccccctccggcagggtgccggaacagggtcccgattggtttttggtggatacagaggcttgcggcgacggaactcccgagctaggttatgttctgggggtttctgtatatataagaggttttggcgtcgggaacaagtcaggggggtctccgaggcgaccacgaggtagggggcgcgcccagggggtagggcgcgcccccccaccctcgtggtggcctcgggactcttctggcccatctctggtactccgtgggcttcttctggtccaaaaacaatctccgttgaatttcaggtcaattggactccgtttggtccttttctgcgatactcaaaaacaaggaaaaaacagaaactggcactgggctctaggttaataggttagtcccaaaaatcatataaaatagcatataaaacatcctagatggataatataatagcatggaacaataaaaaattatagatacgttggagacttatcagGCCACGCCAGCCCCGTGAACGGTTGACGGTGCCACACACATCGGGGGTGGCCTCCCTAGGGGTGCCCGTCAACCAAGTTGACCAAGGGGGCATTAAGCCCATTAAGGAGATGAGAGGTCTCGAGCGGCCCAAGAGCACCCCTAGGATCATCTTGGTCCCCAAGTCTATGATGGCGGAGGCATCAATTGCATCTCTCTCCGTAAAACCCTACCCTCcaccatgtatataaggggaggGTAGGGAGCTCTCCTTCCGATGGAATCTGATGGGATAAACTCTGGTAGACATCTAAACTCTATTATAATCCCTCAAGCGAGGTATACTCACCTTGAATAACAATAACAAGCAGGATGTAGTGTATTACTCCTCATCGGAGGCCCGAACCTGCTAACTTGTGTGTGTGGGCCCCGTCGTGGCACATCCGGCCGCGCTAGGCACCCTACCGAGGGTACTGATGACTTTTCGCTTTGTTAGTTGACGCGCCAGGCATGGGTTGCGTTGGTCGGAAAACGGATCCAGATGGTTGCACGGACCGAAAAGGCACAAAGTTTGCTTTTATCTTGTGTCGTACATGAATGTACATGTATACAATGACATGGATATTGTAAATATGCAAGATGCATGTGACTAATAATATAAATGAATACAATTATATGGAATGTATATTTTGGTTGTATATGTTTGTCAATTGTTTATCTATACCTAATACTAAAGGGGCTATTGCTTCTGGCGGTACGATATCGAATTTGCCCTCAAAGTTGCAGAATATTACCCTGCAATGCCACCTATAAGTGATAAAAAAAAGTTTCACACAGGGGAATCCCTGCTTGGGCCGGCCCAAACAGGAGTCCTCCATACTGCGCTCTGCAAGCTAGGAGAAGACACAACGCCTGTTTGGGCAGCCCATGTCCAGGAGGCCtgtttttatttttcattttcgtTTTTCGTCTTCTTTTTTTCTACTTTAATAATTTGGGACTTCAAAAAAtttccaattttttttaaaaaagagAATTTTGAAATAGAATGTTTAATAATTCATAAATGTTTGTGGATTCAGAAAATGTTTGTGATTTTAAAAAAAATATTAGCATATACAATAAATATAATCAAATgtttgaaaaataaaaaaatgttcatgaattttttaaaagttggtgtattaaaaatgttaatgaaattgaacaaaatttcgccaattcaaaaaatattcatgaattggAAAATATCCTAAAAATTCAAAGACCGTTCGTGACTTACAAAATAGTTTTTTGATTCATGAAATTTTGCTAATTCAAAAAAtgatcatgaatttcaaaaaatgttcgctaAATCAAATAAAGTTTGCGAATTTCAAATATTGTTCCACCAAACAATTTCCAAAGAAATGTTTGTGGACTCTAGAAATGTTCGCCTATTcaagaaaaataattaaaaaaattcACAATTAAAAAAATGTTATCAAATAGTATAAAATTttcttgaattcaaaaaatgttcatgattttagaAAATGTACGAAAATCtgcaaaaaaatgttcacgaatttgaaaaatgtttacaATTTCAGATATGTTCACAATTTTAAAACCATGTTCATgatttttcaaaaattgttcacgaTTTCATGAAAATGGGAGTGATAGTGTATCTCGGCGATTCAGCAAAATGTGATCATGACCATTGGAGATTATGATTTTGTTTGTCCCATTGCAACGCATGGGCCGTTTTGCTAGTGATATGCAATACTCCACATATGTGTGAATGTGACTACATATATGTGCTTTGTGTATGGGTGTATGGTGTAGCTAGGGCTGCATTGTTCAAGGAATGTATCCTTTGCACCCGCACTTATGATGCTACCGGTGCACCGGATGCCATCGAACATTCTAAAAAATCTAAAAACATATAGCACATTAACACAAGATCAATGTATGATGTCACAAAATTTGTATCAAAATTTGAAACATTTTttaagatacaaaaatgacaaatttgaCATTTGTGTGATAATGGGCCAAATCTAAAGCCCAACCTATGTTATGTAGTATTCAGTGTTGAATTTGTGATTTTTGTTTTTCGAGTTATCTTTCAAATTTTGACTTGAAATTTTGTGAATGTGCTaaaaaaatttcagatttttttgaacaTTTTAAAAGCGCAATATGAGTTCAGTGCACCGGTAGCACTACAAGCTCTGGTGCACAAGATATTTCCCTGCATTGTTCAACATTTCGGCCATCTCTACATAGCCATCATTGATTGGCTAGCCAGTCAGCGATGACACTCGTTAATAGTGGCAATCATCAAGGGAGAGCATTCCCTCATTTAATTAGCTGTTTCATTGTTCATCCCTCTTTCCACACCCACCGGAGTCCCCCAACTCTCCTAACCTATTTTGTTTCTACGGCTCTCACTAGGTGGGGCTTATTATTTCCAACGAGGATAACCCCTTAGCATCCATATCGATTGGTTCATATAAGTTATATACTATTACTATTTATTATCGAAAGTAATGTCAGACATTGACAATGAATAAATCGATTTGAAAAAACCCAGGGCCATCAATGTAGAATCAGTCTCACGCCACCATCTCAATAATCCTAGCACAAACCTTATAATGGTGGACCATAATCCATGAGTCGAGCGATATGTGACCTAATGAATGGAGCAAGTATCAAAAGACAACACCTCTAGGAATGAATCGTCACTCGCACACCAATGTTAACTAATCCAACCACAGGTCAAACCTGGGGCTATCATCCTCGCAACAGAACTTCGAGCAAACACCTTCCCTCCAAATACAATAGAATCTCGATGTAAACTCGTAATACCACCATCCACCTCTATCTCGTGCGCCGCTGCGCCAGATTTACGTAAGCACATGCACAAGTTGTTCATCTACGACCGGATGAAGCCTGTTGACCACCACCGTCCAAAAGCACCAAGGGTTTAGCCTATAGAGGGCATCAATGAACCGATGGTGACACGGCGGGCACGCTTCCTAGGTCGGCTACAATGCTGATGGGATAAAGAAGATATCAAGGTGTAGGAGAGCAAGAAGGAGTTTAAACAGAAGTATACATCTAACTTGATGATGTTATATATATTTGGAATTTGGATTAACTGTGAGATCTCTAGTCTGTCTTCCATATATTGTATACCTGAACTGTCGCATGAAAACTGTATTAATATTATACAAAGTTGCATGTATTGCATATGGGTAAACTAAAGTGGACTTGATCCGATTCAGACTTGCAATTAATCTTCCAAGGAACTTGTGACTCTCTTTCTGAAGCATAGATATGGTTTGCCATCAAACTGCTGCCGCCGAGCCTGTGGTGACAGCTGCCGCCATGCAAGGGGAGGCAAAGATTAACATCAACAGAAAAGATGGTGACGACTCAAAATACATGAAGATAATATTTACTTGGGATAAGGCCTAGTAGCGCAGTTCTGCGACGAACAGTCATCAATCTAACAAAGGACTCCGTGAGTTTCATTGCTTCAGTCACCGTATTCATCACAATCTGCACGgcgaccatgcaaaaatgtcagTACGACAGCAAAGAAAGTAGAGGAAATCGGCCAAACGAACGGAAGTTCACCCTACCCCGTCCGGGTCTTGTGGCGGAGCCGTCTTGAATTCACGTCTCAGATTGTCTGTTTTCCTCATGTACTCCAGCCAAGGTctattgaaaacagaatctggaCCGCAGTCCAGTGAactagcttcatcatcaccaataTTTGCAAGGGTGTCTTGGGCCATGAAGTAGCTCATTGCTGCCACACCTTGAAGAGCACCAAGAAAGGTAACAATAGTTTCCTCAGTGACCTTATCATTGTACGCATCCTCGGCTGTACTGACAAAGTTGCGCACGTACACCCCAAGAGCCTATATGGTATGTTTTAGTACCGAGTGAGTTCAATCAACTAGTTAGTGCTCCATAGTGTATATACCACATCAATTTTTCATGGAATACAAAAACAGTACTATTGTGTTACCATCTTTTCTCCCTTTCTTGGAGTCATCAGTGTGGTGAGACGTGCATCTTCAGAAATTATGCCTGGCTTACCCTGTAATCATATCAGAGAGAAAAGTAGAAGATATTGTCACCGTGTTTAGCAGAGAATGTGTTAGAAATCAATGCGAGTACGCAGCTGGTGTTGATACCAGAAACAATTAGTTTACCATGACAATAGAAGCCAGCCTCACAGAATTTTTAGCGATCCTGCAAATATAACCTCGAAATATTGTTGCTAACCCCATGTGCTGCTCAccgcaaaaaaagaaaagaaagatcAGGCCATTTCGACACTAGACGAAGAGTATGTATTATCAGGCTGCTTAGGTACTATATATACTACGTTTTGTTGCTAGTATGTACATTTAAAAATATATATTTTCCTATCTACAATTATGAAGGTATTTCAAAATATTCCTCAAACTATGGGCTCACAATTTTTTTCATGTAGTTTGCTTCAAAGTTACATAAAAAACGGTCCTGAAAATACTTTAAATGATAAAATACTATATATATACTACCTGACATGGGTTTAGAGACATGCGGTAGTAGGATTATTTTTCCTATATAGGACTCGAAATAATTTTTGTACAGAACTCACTTCACGGTATCTGGTCGTTTCTAACAAAGTGTATTAGAAATTGCTAATAAGGTATAACCGACTCGTCCAACTAGTATATGCGGTGTGGGAGTACATACTCATATATATAAATGATTATATACTGTTAGGGACAAGGGTTACCAATGTGCCGGCATTAGAAAACTTCCTGAAGTACTCCTCAATTCTGTCTCCTTCTTCACGGAACTCCTTTTAGAAGAAAAAAGGGACTTCAGATATAAGACTATATGACCAAGACGCTAAGCAAGATATTTTATTAATTATAAAGTAAAGTACTGTATATTTAATAATTTCAGTCCATTATTTCTGGAATCCTTCAATGTTCGgtcttactccctccgttccaaaatagatgacccaactttgtactaacttcaatacaaagttgggtcatctattttggaacggagggagtactttgtTTTATCTACTAGTAAGTACATCTCATATGTTGTCTAGTACAGTTGTGAACTTCAGCTTAAGCTTGCAAATATAATGCCCTCGAATTTTCCATTCAGGGAGAGAATGATTCAACGGGAAATAAATAATGACAAACAAATATGGAAAAATAGGATGAACCAAGAaaaaaatacttactgttgcccCTGCTGAAAATACTTCGATATATCTGGAATAATTTTTTAAACAGCCAGACGGAATTGAAACAATAGTAGCAATAGGATTTTTTTAAACAAATTTATTTGGTTTGGACTTAGGGATCATGCATATTGTTTCTGTAGAATTAACTGTGTCGG is drawn from Aegilops tauschii subsp. strangulata cultivar AL8/78 chromosome 1, Aet v6.0, whole genome shotgun sequence and contains these coding sequences:
- the LOC109755684 gene encoding uncharacterized protein; this encodes MSSSAVRPCFLCLHAPASSSGLLPTSRRHRSSALPPAHGRNNRKPVGHAIVCSQAGAGDGHAMTIKINPRGRAEKDYEFREEGDRIEEYFRKFSNAGTLHMGLATIFRGYICRIAKNSVRLASIVMGKPGIISEDARLTTLMTPRKGEKMALGVYVRNFVSTAEDAYNDKVTEETIVTFLGALQGVAAMSYFMAQDTLANIGDDEASSLDCGPDSVFNRPWLEYMRKTDNLRREFKTAPPQDPDGIVMNTVTEAMKLTESFVRLMTVRRRTALLGLIPTVTTGSAAAV